The following coding sequences are from one Salvia hispanica cultivar TCC Black 2014 chromosome 3, UniMelb_Shisp_WGS_1.0, whole genome shotgun sequence window:
- the LOC125210639 gene encoding ubiquitin carboxyl-terminal hydrolase 15-like: MLEPRETDIPALFLVFVLLPLLTYFILGKCSETSRRKEMISLIASGAAEEALQVDHMAVGSIMPAVHMPNSVIHQCARCFGPAGTRCSQCKSVWYCSGRCQIDHWRNVHKLECQQLGKDCLRSSLKCGAEEVSRARVLCGETTEQCASQYKVPLPSINGASSKDFVLHPLTALAPPTTSGMGLSVSEKSIINQRSEVIGAFLTGQIDSSKTVGGGEVCGSSFTLPIFSQPSEDPYLREGNFSLSECHANSPRAPKDGADRVEIECGNALDGGIVNSSTVAISGTKTHETQAQMTLRQDKYPSQRKIPCTDETKGLNCSSERTTMKRSCKSKVVSHSNGIEQLKYQKSRMTVSKEQLSSDAEPKTQTARESGATTTKDNFPLQESNRVANMDLTRTKGMKKSAKVDNHQQLEDSTIKKRKVNMIFPYEEFVKCFQYETFNVSPRGLLNCGNSCYANAVLQCLTFTKPLIIYLLHQTHSRAGCAKDWCLTCELERLVMMLRQNGGPLSPVNILMYIRSLNAQIGDGSQEDAHEFLRFLVASMQTICLEGFGGEKAVDPRLQDTTFIQHTFGGSLRSKVKCLRCQHESERYENMMDLTLEIFGWVKSLEDALTQYTSSEDLDGDNMYRCARCATYVHAQKQLHIKEAPNILTIVLKRFQEGNYGKINKCITFPEMLDMIPFMTGTDDIPPLYMLYAVVVHLDTSNASFSGHYISYVKDLQGNWFRVDDTEVQPVELSHVMSEGAYILFYMRSNPRPARSGKSSQHQAACNGLSKGQPNNLVGREANGVLIREIRSRASSLSNYMEFSDATSSDWSVFTSSDDSSFTTESTRDSVDHGDLAFSSIFQSMYPVDSPSRRTVSCSNALSSVSYGSGEWKGGVPQTSSADCRIW; the protein is encoded by the exons ATGCTTGAGCCAAGGGAAACTGATATACCGGCTTTGTTTCTCGTCTTTGTTCTCCTTCCCCTGCTTACCTATTTCATACTAGGAAAATGTAGTGAGACATCCAGAAGAAAGGAGATGATAAGTTTGATTGCTAGTGGAGCAGCTGAGGAAGCTCTGCAAGTCGACCATATGGCTGTTGGTAGTATTATGCCTGCAGTACATATGCCAAACAGTGTGATTCATCAATGTGCAAGATGCTTCGGCCCAGCTGGGACCCGTTGCTCACAATGCAAGTCTGTTTGGTATTG TTCCGGAAGGTGTCAGATCGATCATTGGAGGAATGTTCACAAGCTTGAGTGCCAGCAATTGGGAAAAGACTGTCTTAGATCATCCCTTAAGTGTGGTGCGGAGGAAGTATCTCGTGCGAGGGTGTTGTGTGGTGAAACTACCGAACAATGTGCCTCCCAATACAAAGTCCCGCTTCCTAGCATTAATGGTGCCTCTTCAAAGGACTTTGTGTTGCATCCTCTAACTGCACTGGCTCCTCCAACTACGTCAGGCATGGGACTAAGTGTATCTGAGAAATCTATCATTAATCAACGATCTGAAGTAATTGGCGCATTTCTTACTGGCCAGATAGACTCCTCGAAAACAGTAGGCGGCGGTGAAGTCTGTGGCAGTAGTTTCACTCTCCCTATTTTTTCTCAGCCATCAGAAGATCCTTAT CTGAGAGAAGGTAACTTTTCCCTCTCAGAATGTCATGCTAACAGTCCTCGTGCACCCAAGGATGGAGCTGATAGGGTAGAAATAGAATGTGGAAATGCATTAGATGGTGGGATAGTGAACTCGTCAACCGTGGCAATTAGTGGCACAAAGACTCATGAGACTCAAGCTCAAATGACCTTGAGACAAGATAAATACCCATCTCAGAGAAAGATCCCCTGCACTGATGAGACCAAAGGCTTGAATTGCTCTTCTGAAAGGACTACAATGAAAAGGAGTTGCAAATCTAAAGTAGTTTCACATTCTAACGGAATCGAGCAGCTTAAAtatcaaaaatcaagaatgaCTGTATCGAAAGAACAACTGTCTTCAGATGCAGAACCAAAAACTCAAACTGCAAGGGAGTCAG GAGCTACCACTACAAAGGACAACTTCCCCTTGCAGGAAAGTAACCGAGTAGCAAACATGGACTTGACGAGGACAAAGGGTATGAAGAAGTCAGCAAAAGTTGACAATCATCAACAATTAGAAGATAGCAcaattaagaaaagaaaagttaaC ATGATTTTCCCCTATGAAGAATTTGTGAAGTGCTTTCAGTATGAAACGTTCAACGTGAGTCCTAGAGGGCTTCTAAATTGTGGGAATAG CTGTTATGCGAATGCTGTATTGCAGTGTCTAACATTCACAAAGCCACTTATCATTTACCTTCTTCATCAAACACATTCCAGAGCAG GATGTGCCAAAGATTGGTGTCTCACCTGTGAGCTTGAGCGGCTCGTAATGATGCTGAGACAAAATGGGGGTCCTCTATCGCCCGTAAATATTCTTATGTATATTAGAAGTCTTAATGCCCAGATTGGTGATGGAAGTCAGGAAGACGCTCATGAATTTTTAAG GTTTCTCGTGGCCTCGATGCAAACAATATGTCTCGAGGGTTTTGGTGGGGAAAAGGCTGTTGATCCCAGGCTGCAGGATACAACTTTCATACAACATACATTTGGTGGAAGTCTCAGATCAAAG GTAAAATGTTTGAGATGTCAACATGAATCTGAGAGGTACGAGAATATGATGGATCTTACGCTGGAGATATTTGGTTGGGTCAAGTCGTTGGAGGATGCACTAACGCAGTATACCAGCTCAGAAGATCTTGATGGGGACAATATGTATAGATGTGCAAG gTGTGCTACGTACGTTCACGCTCAGAAGCAACTACACATAAAAGAGGCTCCAAATATCCTCACTATAGTATTGAAGAGATTTCAG gAAGGGAACTATGGCAAGATAAATAAGTGCATAACTTTTCCTGAAATGCTGGATATGATTCCATTCATGACCGGCACGGATGACATTCCCCCACTCTACATGCTCTATGCTGTCGTTGTCCACCTGGACACATCCAACGCATCGTTCTCTGGTCACTACATCTCGTACGTGAAAGATCTGCAGGGTAACTGGTTCAGGGTTGACGACACTGAG GTTCAACCAGTCGAACTGAGTCATGTCATGTCTGAAGGAGCATATATTCTGTTCTACATGAG ATCGAATCCGCGCCCTGCTAGAAGTGGCAAGTCCAGCCAGCATCAGGCGGCTTGCAATGGCCTGTCGAAGGGCCAACCAAACAACCTCGTTGGAAGGGAGGCAAATGGGGTGCTGATAAGAGAAATCAGAAGCAGGGCGTCGAGTCTGAGTAACTACATGGAGTTCTCGGATGCTACGTCGAGCGACTGGTCCGTGTTCACGAGCTCCGACGACTCATCGTTCACAACGGAGAGCACAAGGGACTCGGTAGACCACGGGGACTTGGCGTTCTCATCCATCTTCCAGTCGATGTACCCAGTGGATTCGCCATCGAGGAGGACTGTCTCGTGCAGCAATGCCCTTTCAAGTGTAAGTTATGGTAGTGGGGAGTGGAAAGGAGGAGTTCCTCAAACTTCTTCTGCTGATTGTAGGATATGGTGA